The genome window CTCTGGCAGGCAGATGGTCAGCAAAAAaagaacacccccctcccccatgcccttACTACTGCTAAAAGATATTTATTACAACACTGGaaagaaagttttctttttaaagcgagggggagggtggcatgcaagggaaggggagggagggagggaggggtagcatgcaagggaagggagggcacccggcatctggacatggcccacccaccttagaggagggagaggaaagggagggaggggtagcatgcaaggggagggagggccccccagcatctggacatggcccacccaccctagaggaaggagaggaaaaggagggtgggggaggggtggcatgcaagggagggggagggagggagggaggggtagcatgcaaggggaaggagggcccctggcatctggacatggcccacccaccctagaggagggagaggaaagggagggagggggaggggtggcatgcaagggagggagagggaggggtagcatgcaaggggagggagggcccccggcatctggacatggcccacccacactagcagagggagagggaagggagggagagggaggtgtggcatgcaagggagtttTTTCCAGAGTTTTTTCCTTGGAAggaaattttgaaaataattttaaaaactggaagtgatgtcagcgcATCATAGAATGGTTCAGGATTTCCCTGAAACTTTATGGGTTTCACCACATAGTTTTAGGAAACAACTGGAGCAGCCTGTGACACTTCTGACTCTTCTGGTTGTATagctggaagcagaggtgggatgcagcctattcgcacctattcaatagaaccggttactaaaattttctcagttcggagaaccggttattaatgattaactccactagggacaagggggtaatctctgtccctgggtacaacaaatctcgtcaagtggggggatgcaaaatcgccccccagagGTCCCCCCTCtttggcccccctgccccccacatggcaccccccccccacgcaagtgtgtatgaactgtatgaaataatacaatatatagtaattctattttttttttgttcattgatataaaggttgggaaagtatcataggtaaagatttttcattttctttttttcccttgaaatttatattggaaagagaggagtttaaactactcttttagattaaggattttggatctctccctctgctagttttctttcaagtggaatagataaagtagttataggaatctgaaggggaagtagaaagtagggagggagggaaatatgggaaggagggaggcaatataggatgttttagttggggggccTCATGCTTCCAAACCCTGTCCTATCTGTCAGATTTCCAGATGTGGCAAGCCACAATAGCGCAAAATTAAACAATTTTCATAATTGCCTTAATTTACATAATAGCTTCTTGCATGGAATTTGACTTTGCCACCTGAAAAATAATTGAAGTTCTTTCTTGCAGAATTTGACAGTTTAGTGTTACTttcatgtctgtgtgtgtgttcgtgcgtgcatgcgtgcatgctCGTGAGAATATGTGCATGTATTACATACCCCTTTCCCCGGCTGTCAGGaatgtctatctgtctatctgtctatctgtctatctgtctatctgtctatctatctatctatctatctatctatctatctatctatctatctatctatctatcttgggtgctgggtggtttccgggctgtatggccgtgttctagcagcattctctcctgacatttcgcctgcatctgtggctggcatcttcagagtgatgcacagccacagatggtatgtaacgccaggagagaatgctgctagaacacggccatacagcccggaaaccacacagcacccaagtgattccggccatgaaagccttcgacaatctctctctctctctctctctctctctctctctctctctctccctacctacctacctacctacctacctagctacctacctacctacctacctacctacctagctacctacctacctacctacctacctacctacctacctacctacctacctacctacctgattgattgattgattgattgattgattgattgattgattgattgattgattgattgattgaacttataagccgccctcccctgaagggttcagggcggtgaagaacaggataaaacaacaaaataCTAATAAAGACATACAATAACAAAAACAATCCGAATTTGTGTTGAACTCCTCAGAACAGCCAGTTTGGGTGGATTTTATGCAAAAAGGACTTGATGCAATTTCAGCTTTGCTGCATACTCACTGTTCTTTTTGTGCAAAATGTAGACTTAATGAAGCAACTTCTGTGAGGAATGGAAATGGATACCAGCAAGGATGCTACAAACCAGCCACCCACAGTTGACAAAGGGAACAAGGAACTACAGTCCAAGGTACAAATAAAATCCAAAACTTTATTTCCTTTTATCAAAGCTCCTTTTTAATAGTGCTCCATTCTTACTCATCATCCCCTGACAGTGTTCACAGTGGGCAGAATGCATACCTCAAATATTCTCAGAACaatcttattttatttaattatttcaacCCCTTTTATGCTTTTCACCCATGATCTCCAAGGCAACGAGCAATAAttagtgcaaacaaaaaaactgtcttcctcctctggcAAAGACAACATCTGTTATTCATTTTAAAGATAGGGAATTGGACCTTGGAGGTAAAGACCTCCTGTGTTTCCCTGTCAGAATGCCAACATGATATCTGGGGTGTTCTGTGGTCTATGCTACCGTGAATAGCTTGCTAAAACTTGGATTCTTGTATGGACTTTTGCATCATGGTCAGTCcaatcctggggggtgggggagagcgcATGGTGGCCGTTGCAGCCCGGATTCTAGATTCTGGATTTGGGCGCTGTAGAACCACGCAGTGCCTCACCTCCCATGCATTCACCCACCAAGCAAATTTGCCCCTTATGAGGGTGAGGTGGGTGCCCACATCAGTGCGACGCTGCACCAATTCCACAATAGATTCCAGCCTTCTCTGCATTGGGCTGTGAATGTGTTATGTTAATACTCACATTTTCTTTCAGTTCTAATTTCAGACTTCTGCTTGCTTCTGgaaccctaatcctattgcattgatCACTGATTGTCTATTCATCAATTGTATTGGCTCACTCTGtgtcatctgccttgagtccgatgagaaagacagactataaacagtgcaaataaatatttgaatagaGTTCTCAAAGCTTATTCCTTCTCTCTCTGCTCAGACCCAACTCGGGAGAAAGTAGCTATTACCCTTGTCTAGTTCCTGGTGATTTCCCAGATTACTACATAGGAGGACCCCACTAGTTTCCACACAACAATTGTTAAAAGGACTTTATGTAATACGAGTAAGTGGGGATCTGAAGCAGACTGCTGTTTGCATTGTACAAAGTCTTACATTGTAGCTTAGACAAAAAAGACCCCATAGAGCTTGAAATGCAATGTCATTGCTCTCTCTAATAGTACAGCGGTATATTTATATGTGGACACACACTGTGCTaaatggagggtggggaggagacgAGAGATCACAGTTTAGAGGCAGAGCTGCTTTACGTGCGCTAGGTGCCAGATTCAGTTCCCAGATCTGTCCTAAGGCAGTCCCAACCCAACCCCTGAAACGCCCgacctgaccaagtcacatttatatcatataCAGCCCTCATAATAAATGAATTCAACGTGCTCTAGCCCCATTCTCACATTACACAGAACCAACCCAGACATCAAGGGTATGAAAACAGGATTCACACGTTTCCCAATCTGTAGGCCCTCAGGTCCCTGGAATTTTATTcccttgtccagtggtgggatccaaaaattttagtaacaggttccttaCCAGAATTTgggaatggtgggattcaaactgtggcgtagcgccaatggggctgggctgggcacgacgggggcgtggccgggcattctgggggcggggcattccttggcggggctgtggcaaggacgcagccgctgcgtcggtccttgggtgggaaacgaatgcacgcaggcgcaggctgccacacacgccggtgcacctcctgctagactgcttcaagttctgtgcgctactgctgagaggaggggcgtaactaaggcaaaaatcacgtggcaaaaccaccaattagtaacccgctctcggcacacacaaacaattagtaacctactctcgggaacctctgagaacctgctggatcccacctctgcccttgtcCCCCCAGAGTCTCTGTGCATTAAAAAACAGGCTTGAGAATGGAGCAAGTGCAGAAGACTGGCAAAGAATTAGTCATATGTACAGGAATAGGGgcggtcacatgtccctgggcggagGCCactcagtcacgtggggggcagaaaatcgctcccACACCTTCCTCCTTATCCCCTAACTAACAGAGtgtccaaggccagggaaagccCCATCTTGGACTCACCCACGCACCCTCACCCCAGCCCTGTGGCAGCCTACCCAATGCTGCAGTCGGGGCTGGGAAGATAGCTGGTGAGTGTGGGAGGCAGGGACCACAGGAGCCCCTCGGCCACAGGCTGTGCAGCAAGCCTGAGGTGAGGTCCCCTGCCTGAGCCAACAGCCGCACAGGATAGCACGCAACGCCAGCATGAGCCGGCGAAGCCCCAGCAGGGGGCTGGGCTTGAGGCCTTCTAAGCCCCCTTCCAAGTGAGCTGGACAGGGCAACTCCAGAGCAACCTATGGGGGGCAGTGAACACCGTGGCATCCATGCCCAGTACAATGGGAACCCCTGCCTCACGTATGGTTTAGCACTGGCACAAAATACATACACTATACATCTACAGTGACATAGCCGTGCGGCATGAAGATAGACAGAAGTGAAAAAGAAGAGATAGCGGAGAGGCTGGGTTACTCAGTCTCATGTTCACTGTTTTGGAGGTGAGGTGGCAGATCCAAGCTTCAAGCCCATTTACTTGGATGAAAATCCAGTAAATACATATAGGAGTTCAGGAAATGCTACACCTGAGCATGCTACACCATCAGTCACCTGCCCATCCAATACTGATTCTTCCAAGCCTTATGTTCTGGTCCAATAAATAAGCACTTTGCAGCTACCCATTCCCCTAGTTTCCCCTTCTCCACCATTAGGCATGCTCCTGTAGCTATGTATATTTATGAGACTTCACGCCTTCTTGAACTAATTCTTCTTAATTTCATGCCTGTAGTTGATTGCGGTGGATTCCGAGGGTTTCTCAAACGTGGATGAAGATCTAAGCCCAGAGGAGGCAGAATGTTTAGAGTACCTGCTGCAGACAATCAACACCGTGGAAGGGGAGCTCTCACAAGAGGATGAAGGTAACAATAATTGCAGAATCTCAGGGTGAGATTGAGCACAATCTCTTTTCGTAGATTCTGGGCCACCCGTGCCAATTATCTCATCTGTTGGTCATAATTCAGCTGGCTTTTGTCAAACAATAAATGAAATTCATTCCCCTCAATTCTTTACCACCCAGTGGCGTGGGTAGACGGGCACAGAAggctggagccagtggtgggattcaaacattttaacaacaggttccgatggtggtgggattcaaataatgcctgttaaaaagtatttttaaaaaattcaatatcacttttttattttaagtattaaaaatattaatacttaatacaaatattttaagtatttaaaaagtgatattttaaattttaacaacaggttctacagaaccttcggaaccccctaaATCTCACCTCTGGCTGGAGCCCCAGACACCACTCCCTATGGTCACATGATGCAGTTGCAAGGGAGCGGGATGtagctgtgggggggaggggtgcaatcCCCAGGCACCATGTTACTCAACTACGCTCCTGTTACCACCTTATATAGGCCCTCCTgcctctagcccagtgatggcgaacctttttgagaccgagtgcccaaattgcaacccaaaccccacttatttatcgcaaagtgccaacccggccagaggttttagtttagaaaaaaactggttggctccctcttcctccgccccacccgctccagaaggggccagcctgctctagcctccagcaagtcccgcgcgcaccactctgtgcctctctagcatctctgcctcctcttcatcccccccccccctcgagcagcagccacctagagcacaggcaccaagcttGCCAGCCGagacctccctgctcaccgcagtgcatgcacatcgtgctcagtggcccaggccaccctagatgtgtgtgtgtggggtggtggtggtggtgattctCCACCTCCCACATTACgaactctgtgggcacgtgcccacagagagggctctgagtgccatgactggcacccgtgccacaggtttgccatcactgctctagccctTCTATGAGTTGTTTATCCTGCTGCTGCAAGGTAAAGGTCAATATTCACAAGAAAGAGTTCGCAGGATGAAGAAATTCTGGGAACCCCAGACCTAACCTGTGAGATGTCACTTGTGTGTTCTCCTCTTTTCCTACATGTACTATTCTTGCTCtggaccaaggacgtaggtaagggggggggggtttctcgggttcaacccccctctTGCAtgtcccagctctgccccccccccccccgtttgtggggtttttgtatttttaaactgtttttctttttttgcctgcagggggcgcggtttttaggccagcagcaccaaaatttcaggatattgtcaggagacattcctgatgataccagccaagtttggtgaagtttggttcaggaggtccaaagttatggaccctcaaaatgtagccccattactattagctcccattggaaacaatgggggatggggcaccccatttgggggtccataactttggaccccctgaaccaaattttaccaaacttggctggtatcatcaggagtgtcacctgaaattttggtgccgctagcctaaaaattgcaccccctggcggccgacaaagtaaaaaccctaaaatattttttaaaatagacccgactcgtgtataagtcgaggggggctttttcagcacaaaaaatgtgctgaaaaactcgacttatacatgaatatatacGGTAACCTGTGAACTAGTTCAAACCTAACTGGACTGAAATAAGAGTTAAGGAGAACTCCCATCTCTTGATTTCATGGAAAGAGATATGTGCCTTTGAGGCTAAGTTGACacgcggagttaagagaaccaggagaaacaGAGGCCTAGCAGACTttagcagacaaactgtgctgcacgTTGCAAgttgcctccttgtgtgtaaacaaaaaacgTGAGGAGACTCCATTACAAGCCCACtttgcagtgaagagccccaagatCAGCATTTCAAGTATAATGGGTCAGAGATACAAACAAGCAGTCAAATTAAGGCAACATATACTGTGCCCCTATTTAGgaacaagtgaaattgacaagggaagttgctttttgcAGGAGGAATTTGACAAAGGACTGCTGCAGTAAAAATCAGGCaaatgatccatctagtccagcatccaatCTTTCATAATggccaacaacaaggcatacaggctgaggccttctgctgctgttgcctcCTGATGTTGGAGGTTCCCCTGGCTTGTAGCCACTGACAGATCTGTCCTCCATGACTTCCTGCAGTCTGGTTTGTCAGTAAGCACTAGCTGTTCCTAACTGCTTTGATCTGCATTGCTTTGTGTCCAGGTGCTGAGGACCAGTACAACAGCAGTGTCTGTGACCATATGCAGGAAAGTACCTCCAGGAAGGCTGCCCCATCCCAGCCTGTTTCTAAGGCGAAAATGATCAAATCCTTTTCAGAGGCATCCATTGACCTTGGTCTGAGGAGAAGGCCTGACCCTCATTGTCCTGAAGCCAAAAGGTCTCCTGCGCCCATCTCTCCTTTGAGGAAATTTGACACGATACTGAAGTCTGGGGTCAATGTTCAAGAACTTCGCTCTCACTTCCTCCTCCAGCTTGACAGCTCTGCTGAGGTCAAGGACGCCAGAAAAGCTGCTGTAAGAACAATTAAGCAATCTCAGCTGTTCTCTGGACAACAGAAATCCCCTCGGGATGAAGCACTGAGGAAACTGGGCCTGCTTCAGAGAAATGCCAGTTTTCCTCATGCAAATGGCCCTCCTCCTGCGATCCTGTCAAGTCAGCATGCCCAGAGGCCCCTCACTGAGGTACTGAATTCTGAGGCAACTCTGAGCGCCGTAAATACCTCTGGAGAGCCTGTAGACAGACAAATTGGTCCTACCGCCCAAGAAAAAAGTGCTTCCTCTCTAAGGAGTTGAACTCTTTGAGTGGTTAAGGGACTCCTTTGGTATTGAAATAACACTCCAGAGTCCCTTCCTCACACACTGAACGGCATCGTACAAGATaaatgcataattaaaacagtcaaGTTTTATATGTGGTCTCTTCTGATAAGAGGCAC of Sphaerodactylus townsendi isolate TG3544 linkage group LG03, MPM_Stown_v2.3, whole genome shotgun sequence contains these proteins:
- the LOC125429974 gene encoding uncharacterized protein LOC125429974, which gives rise to MEMDTSKDATNQPPTVDKGNKELQSKLIAVDSEGFSNVDEDLSPEEAECLEYLLQTINTVEGELSQEDEGAEDQYNSSVCDHMQESTSRKAAPSQPVSKAKMIKSFSEASIDLGLRRRPDPHCPEAKRSPAPISPLRKFDTILKSGVNVQELRSHFLLQLDSSAEVKDARKAAVRTIKQSQLFSGQQKSPRDEALRKLGLLQRNASFPHANGPPPAILSSQHAQRPLTEVLNSEATLSAVNTSGEPVDRQIGPTAQEKSASSLRS